CTATATTTGATTTAGTGAGCGTAACAAATAAGAATATTGATAAGTTAGAGTTTATTAATGAAGCAAGAATTGTGCTTGCAGAGTTGCTGCAAATTCTGGGAATTTCTTTGAAATGGGATAATACGGTTAATGCGCCCAAAATACAGCTTAAAGCAGGTTTGCATGATCCTGCGGTTTATATTACGCAAGAAGAAGTCGATAGTAAGGTTGCAGAAAGAGAAAAAGCCCGCAAAAACAAAGATTACGCAGCCTCAGATCGGATTCGCAAAGAACTGGAAGTAAAAGGAGTCATTTTAGAAGACACCAAAGACGGAACAACTTGGCGTAGAAAGTTGTAAGATTTTGAGGGTGGCTTGTTTCCAAATGCGGCTATTTTATCAGCGAGGACTGTGTCAGTCGCTCGAACAGTCCTCGGCCTGGCGGCCTGCACCCGGTCGTATAGGAACGCCCGGTACGGCCTTCCGGCCTGCGGAACTCGCTTGGTGACACAGCCCTCACTGCCAAAATGCTTTGTAGGATTCCACTAAATCATAGAGAGGGAAATGTATGAAAGGCAAATTCATCACCTTTGAGGGTTCTGAGTGCTGCGGCAAAAGCACCCAGTCGAAACTTTTATATGAATATTTGAAGAAAGAGGGTTATCCGGTTATTTTTTTGCGCGAGCCCGGAGGCACAAAGGTCAGCGAGAAGATCCGCAAGATCCTTTTGGACGGCCGCAATGATTCAATTACCCCGGAGACCGAACTTTTGCTTTATATGGCCAGCCGGGCCCAGACAGTCAAAGAGGTGATTGAACCGGCTTTAAAAAAAGGCAAGATCGTTCTCTGCGATCGCTTCCTGGATTCGACCATTGTCTATCAGGGATACGGTTTGGGGGTCGATCTTAAATTAATAAGGGATATGGGCGGCTTCGCCACAGGCGGGATAAGACCAGACCTGACTATCCTTCTGGACCTGTCTTTAAAAAAAGCGCTGGATGGGATCGGTTGTAAGAGAGACAGGATCGAAAGCCGGACGTTCGCTTATCATCTTAGAGTCAAGAAGGGATATCTTACCTTGGCCCGGAAAGAGCCGG
This region of Candidatus Omnitrophota bacterium genomic DNA includes:
- the tmk gene encoding dTMP kinase, with the protein product MKGKFITFEGSECCGKSTQSKLLYEYLKKEGYPVIFLREPGGTKVSEKIRKILLDGRNDSITPETELLLYMASRAQTVKEVIEPALKKGKIVLCDRFLDSTIVYQGYGLGVDLKLIRDMGGFATGGIRPDLTILLDLSLKKALDGIGCKRDRIESRTFAYHLRVKKGYLTLARKEPARIKVVKLAENKLQTQARIRELALDALKGK